The DNA region TATAGTCGATTTCACTTTTTGTAATGATAAGTGAAGGCTTTAAGTTAAGTATATTACCTTGAATTAATTTAAACGAAATACCACGTTCCAAACAAAAATTCATGATTAGGTGTGCTTTTTCTACATCACGGGCTTTAGTTGCTTTGCTTTTAACAATATCTACACCTAAGTTTAGGCCCAAACCTGTTATGTTCCCTATGCATTCAAACTCATCTTTAAAATGCTCTAATTGTGTTTTAAAATACAATCCTAAGGTTTTTGTCTTTTCAACGAGTTGCTCTTCTTCAACAAAATTAATTACTGCTTTTGAAACCGATGCACACAACGGATTTTTTTCGTGTGTATAATGCCCAATGGATTTATGTGAAATAACATCAAGTTCCTGTTTGCCAACAATGCCAGCGAATGGTACAACCCCTCCACCAAAGCCTTTGCCAATTACTAGAATATCTGGTGTGACAAAATGTTCACTAGCGAACATTTTACCAGTTCTGCCAAAAGCTGTGTAAATTTCATCAAAAATCAAGAGAATATTATTTTGTTCACAAATGGCTTTTACTTGTTCCCAATAATACTTTGTTGGCACCGTAGAATTGTAAAATATGGGTTCAGTTATGAGTGCAGCGATATCGCTGTTATTTTCAATTTGTATTTTTAACTGCCTTAAATACTCGTCGTCAATTTGTTGTTGGTTGCTCCAGTTCCAAGGGTTTCTGTAATAATCGGGTAATTCTAAATGAATTGCCCCAGGCATCATGGGCCCTAATCCATCTTTAAAATGCTTGTCGGCACCAATTGAAACTGCTTGAAATCCTGCACCATGAAAAGTACCGTAATACGATAATGTTTTCCATTTGCCTGTATAATGCTTAGCTAACATTACTGCCATTTCAATAGCTTCCGATCCGCCAGGACAAAACAATACTTTGTTTAATCCTTTGGGAGTAACTTGAACTAATTTTTCCGCCAATAAAACAGCCGGTTCATTTGTAAACCGTCTTGGCGAAAACGACAATTTATTTTCAAACTGATTAACAACAGCTTCAAAAATTTTAGGATTGTTATAGCCAACAGTATGTACTCCATTACCGTGAAAATCTAAATACTTTTTGCCCTTTTCATCAAATAGGTAAGCGCCTTCTGCTTTGCTTACCATATTGAAAACTGGAGAGGATAACGATTGGTGATAAAACACCTCAGAATCTCTTTGGATGACTTGATTTGCCCAATCAGATTTAGATATACTGTTTCCTAAATGTTTAATGTTTTCGCCTTGGTTTACACTCATGAATTTAGATGTTTTTTAAAACTTGATTTAAATCTGCTAATGATTCTAAAATAAAATCGCAATGAGCACTTTCTAGCTGATCTTTGGTCTGTGCGCCAGAAAGCACGCCGACTGTAATACCGCAATTGGCATTTTTCCCTTCTTGAATGTCGACTGCCGAATCGCCTGCCTTTAAGACTTGTTTGGCGTCGTTAATGTTGAAAATTTCCATGGCTTTAAAAATCATATCAGGGTTTGGTCGCCCATCAATAACATCGTCTGCCGTAACTAATGCATCATAATGCATATCTAATTTCCAATTAATTTTGGTTAATAATTTATTGGCAACCAGTTTGTTGTATCCCGTGTTTAAAACTACTTTTATATTGTTTTTTCTTAACTTAAGTAGTACTTCTTCAACTCCTTTTATTGGTGCAACATCAAGTTCTCGGTATGCCTTATCCAGCATAATTTTAAATTCGTTGAAAATAGTTTCTGAGTTTATTTCTTGGTCTAGCTCCAAAAATTTTAAAATATCCTTAATAGCTTGGTGTTTTTCCTTGCCGGCGCCTAATTTTAAAACCAAATTTAAACTTACGGCACTGGTATAATTGCCAATGGCTTTAAAAAGGGTTTTGTACACTACATTTTTCTCATTAATTGTTGTTCCGGCCATATCGAAAACAACCATTTTAATTGCTGTCATTATTATAATTATTGGTTTAGTATTTTGTTTAAGCTTATTTCGGAAAACGCTGGACTACCCGTCATGCCTTTGCCGCCAATTCCGGTTACTATATGCGTGTTTTTATTTATCTGATATTCAAAAATGTCGCTATTCTTGCATTGCGAATACACGCCCACCCAACGCGAATCTATTTTGTAAGTTGGTAAATCCATTATTTTTTTAGATTCTGCTATCATGAAATCGTCAATATCTTCATTTCGGTTAAAACCAACCAAATCGGCATTAATGGCATCTTGGTATTCATGAGAATCACCTAATACAACCGAACCATCGTTTACCTGTTTAAATAGTATGTGAATACCATATTCATTATGAAAATCGGCTTTATTTTCTTTGGCTTTTATGGTTTTAAATGAAGGGCATTCTGTAAAAGATTCATAACGCCTTATTGTCCAGCCCGTTAAAACTGATGGGGCCAAGGTGTAATTTTTTTGGGGTTTCGTGCGAAGCATTTGTAGTTTGCTTACTTCTAGATCACTTTTATTGAAAACCTCTGGGAACAAGGCCTTAAAGTCGCTACCGTTACAAACAATTATTTTTGAAGCCGAAAAGATGTCGCCGTTAGAGGCATGCGCCACTGTTTTTCCGTTTGCTTCTTCAATATTAATTATGGTTGTATTAGGAAAAAACTCAAGCTGATGCCTGTTGATTAAAAAATTACGAACTCTATGAATCATTAAACTAGGATCAACATTCATTTCTTGCGGAAAAAACAAACCGCCTTTCACATAATTTTTGTTTAATCCGGTACACTTTTCTATGCACTGTGCAGCCGTTAATAAATGCGATTCATAATTATTGGTTTTATTAATTTGAGCTAGCTCTTCGATTAACTGAATTTCTTCTTGGTTTGATGCTAAATAGATACTGCCCGTTTGCTTTACCGTAACATCAACTTGACTACTGATTTCTTTATAGATTTCTAAGCTTTTCCGGCCAATATTTTGCCATTTTAAGTTCATTCCTGATGGCACAACCTGCCCAAAATTTCTAACTGTTGCACCTTGGGGCCTAACGTTTTTTTCTATTAACGCTACGGTTAATCCTTTTTTTAGAGCATGGTATGCATGAAAGGTTCCTAAAATACCAGCTCCAATAATAACAAGGTCATATGTTTTATTATTCATGTATTAAAATATTAGGTTGAACTATGGTTTTTTGTTTTTTATTATTGAAAAACACATAGGATATAATAGATATGCTTACTGCTAAAACGGCTACTATTAAAATGAGGGAAGTGAAAAAATTTAAATATGAAATATTAGCCTTTACAAAGTTTTTATAAAACAAAATAATGACGCTTCCTAAATAACCGAAAGCATCGGCGAGGTAAATTAAAAAGCCTACGTTACCTTTTATTTTAAAGGTCGCTATCATACGGTCGAAAAACAGACCTTGAAACGGAATGTAACAAATGTACATGCCAAAGCCAGAAATAATCATCCACAGTACAGGGGTTATAACCCCAAATTGAAAAAGAACGGTTGAAATCCCTATTAATAATCCACCAGCGCATAGTACCAAATGATAACAAGCGAATGCTCTAAAATTTTTTGTAATTGAACCAATAGCAATCATAATTATTAACACTGAAACGGCTATTGGAATTTCTGAAAAAGAATAGATAGCTGCGCTGTTGGAAAAACCTAATGAATCCCAAATTTCGCGGGCAAAATTATCTCTAAAGTCCCTAACTCCTGTTAAAAACACATAAAAAACAACAATTAAGGTTAGTGGTAATGCAAATTCTTTATATAGTTTAGTGCGCTCTGCCTTGTTTAATGTAGCTCTTTTACACTTTGTTTGTTCGTCTTGGCTGCTCGGTTCAGGTAAACGATTTAACAAGAAGGCGAATAAAACTAACGGTATAATAAAGAGCAGTCCTGTAATGAATGGCATCCAAAATTCTGAAAAATGCCAAGAATCCATAACCAATTTGCCTATAGATTTTACGGCACCCGAAGAAACTATAAAACTAGAACATAGAATTACACCTAAAATTTCGGTGCTCTTTCTTCCTTCTAAATAAGAAAAAACAATACCCCAAATCATGCCTAAGGGAAGCCCATTTAAAAACAGAAAAATGATATTATAAGGGGCCGAAACCATAGCAAAACCTAAAAGAGCCAATTCGGCGAAAAGTATAAAGCTTACCAAGTATATAAATCGCTTGCTTTTTGGCATTTCGGCAATTAACTTAATACCTACAAATTTAGATAGGGTATAACCTAAAACCTGTCCTACAACGAGCCATATTTTATAGTCTATACCTAGGAAACTTAACTCTGAAAACGTGGCAACTGTAAACGGTTTTCTAAAGGCATACATGCAAAAATAAGCTCCAAACGCAGCAACTGATGCTTGTAAAATAAATTTTAAATTGTTCGATTTCATAAATTGAAAAAGTATAAGCAGCCTTCAAAAAGAAAGCTGCCATACAACAAAAACTAACTCAAATAAAAAAACTCAAAAACTTAATTTTGTTTTGTTTTAAAAGATTTTGTGATAGACCAATCGCTCCAGTTTAAGTATTGGTCGCGGTACCTTACACGCCAGTAATAGGTGGTATTTGGCTCTAAGCGCTCAAACCATTCATCGCTTAAATTGTCGTTTTTCTGACGGTTTTCATCGTAATACCAGTTTTCAAACTGTTTCCAGCTTTCTATAATTTTTACGTCCTCTCCGGTTTCTTCATTTTTTTCAAAATTCTCGGATGTTGAGATTTGCCAATGAGACGCTGCATGAAATGCGCCAGCCCTATTTCCAATAAATGCTGAAGCTTTTAAACTGGTGCCAACATAGTTTACAGTTTCATTAATAGGGCTTAATGCTTTAGGGGCATTTGGTTTTTTTGTTAATTTCCAAACCGTAATGCTGTCAGAAACTTCGTTGTTTTTTATGCCGTCTTCAATATTGCCTCTACTAATACGCTTTAGAGTTAATTTAGGGTCGGTAGGATTGGGGTCTATAGACACCATAACAAACCCATACTCATCTTGGGTTACGGTAAACTCATCGTAATCTCTACCTTCAAATTCTCCCCAATTATCAATAGCGCCACCAGCCGAAGCTACATTTACCCATAAATGCTTGTGGTCTCTTGATTGACCGCGTGAATAGCCATGTGTGTGCCCAAAAAAATGTAGGCTAGGTTTTCCCGAGGTTTCAGTAAAGGCTTCTAGCATTTTCACTATTTTTCCGCTAGGTTCTTCTTCTCCCGGGATCCAGAGCTCAGATTTATGCGGATGGTGTAATTGTGCAAAAACAAAATCGATATTATCGTTTTTTGCGGTTTCTTCCAATGTTGTTTTTAACCATTCAAATTGCTCCTTTAAATCGCGGTATCCGCTATTTGAATTCAATCCAATAATTCTAGTATTTCCATAATCTTTATACCACCAATGCTCGTGGTATGCAGGCGAACCGTTTTCTGGTAGCGTAAAATATTTAAAATAGAAATTAGAGTTACGTTCGTGGTTTCCTAAAACAGGATAAACAGGAACTTGGGAAAACAAGTTTGCCGATTGTTTGAAAAAATGGTCTTTCCATTGGTGATATTTTGCACCATTCTCAACTAAATCTCCAGGTATCATCACTAAAGCTAAATTTTCAGGTACGTTACCTTCAAATTCATTTTCTAAATATTTAATAACGCCATCGTTAACCACTTCTTGGAACTTTTCTGGTTGCCTGTGGTCGTATTGCATATCGCTCATAGCAACTAGGTTGAACGACTCTTTTTGATTGGCAAATGGAGGTGTTTTAAACTGGTAAATGTCCGATTTTAATTTTCCTGTTTTAACGCGGTAATAATAAATGGTAAAACGTTTTAAGCCGGTAAGTTCAACTTGGTGCAAAAAAGAATCGTCATAATTAACCTTAGTTGAAAATCCGCTAGTTTTTTGGCCTAATTTAGGGGTAAGACCCCATTCAACAGTACTTTTTTCGTTAGTATTGGTCTCCCAAAGCACTTTTATTGAGGATGGTTCTGCATCTTGTAAATAAGGTTGCACAAGAATTTCTGTGTGGTTTTGTGCAAATAATTTGACTTGGAAAAACACGACAACTAATAGTGCTATATGTAATTTTTTCATGGTTTTAAAATTAACGTGATTTGTATGGGCCAAAATGGGCTTTAATCTCTCGGTCTTCAGATTTATCGTTTAAAATGTAAATATTGTAATTGTCGCCTGCGTTAAAAACGCGTACTACAATATGCCCCTCTTGACTTTTATATTGATTTAATTTGCTTCCTAAAACATCTTTAGCTCCTTGTAGCATTACAGTAGAAAAGATATCGCGTTTGCCCGGGTATAAACTTTGTGATGTAATGCGACGAAGCACTTCTTCGCCTGGGTGATCTGCAGTCCAATTTTGCTGAATCCAAACACGTGGACGAACTGTACGTACATAAAATGAATTTTGAGAATCTCGATTTCCGTGATGGTTTAACGTAGCCACATCTACAGCACCGATTACTGGAGCAACATGAGATTCTACAGTGTTTAATTTGGATTGGCCAAAAGTTCCAATTCCCGAAATATCGCCACCAGTGAAATAGTTGAACTTACCATAATCTATCCTAATGCAATTACTCAATGGGTTTTCTCCTGGATAGTCCCCTTTCTTAAATAGTTGGTACGTGTCTTCATTATCACCAGTCCAAATCTTACCATTTGATGCGATATTTACCACTGAAAACCCTGTGAATTTTTCAGGGTTGTTTTTCAGTTTAATTTGGTTTTTAGACCCTACTTTTAAAGTTTCGTTTTCTAATCCTTTTTTAGTTTGATAGTCGATAAATTGCCAATATGCTTTAAGGGTAGCAATCATGCGGTAAGGATCGTTTGCAAATTGAGGTAAGGTTTGAATGCTTTTATCTTTTAAATTTATAGGAAAATCAAAACCTCTATCGATTAATTTTTTGACAGGCAATATGGTGCCAACTTCCATGATTCCGGTAAGTTGATACCCCCCTTTAGCCATGATTCTTGTAGAGTCGATTTCACCAAAATGATCATCGTGATAATGGGTTATTAAAGCATAATCTAAAGAACTCCGACTTTGTTTTGGTGCAAATTGTTTGATGTAGTCTACAATCCATTGTGGTGCGGTTTTAGAATTGTTGGGTACTAATTTCGCATTTCTAGACGATGTTGTTCTTGGGTGTGTTTCAGACATGTCGCCAGCATCCACTAAAAGGGTTGTGGCATCGGGCATAACAATATAAGCGGCATCGCCACGGCCGGTGTTTATGTGGTGAATATCTAAAAAACCCGGTTCCCATTTTGGAAAAACATTGTTTTGTGCATGTGTTTCATGCCAAACAACCAAAAAGAAAAAAGTAGCTAAAAATGTTCTGAGCATAAACCTTAACTTTTGGTTCTGAATAGCCTGTTAATGGGAATAATTTGTTTCAACGTATGCTCTCCTTCGTATTTAGCGTCTAAATGAAAACCGCCTCCGCCATTAAAAAATTCCACCCTAATTAAGTGCCTTCCCTTTTCAAGGTTTATGCTTCCGCTTTTTTCTAAAACGCCATGATCCCCATCGTTATCTGCAATTAATTGGTTGTTCACATAAAGCTTGCTGCCATCGTCACTGTTAACGAAAAAAGTATATTTTCCTTTTTTGTCTATTTCTAAGTAACTCTCGTAAACTACGGCTACTTGGTCTGTTTGTATATCATCAACAATAACCTCTTTATGGGAAAACTCGGTTGTATAACCTGTTACTACAGGTTGCAGTTTTGAAAAGTTTGGTAGTTTTTCCAATTTTTCGCCATAAAAGATTTGGTATTTTACAGGGTTTTCCTTGGTTTTAGGCGCTATTCTAAAATTGCCCAAAGCCACGGTGCTTTCAATTTTATTATTTTCAAAAACAGCGGCTTTAAGTATTCTAGTCTGCTTAAGGTAAAACGTGTCTTTATATATCTTGCTGTTTTCTAATGTAGGTAGTTCATTATCTATCGTGTAGCGGATAGTGCCCTTACTGTTAGGGTTTTGAATAACCACAGCAACCGAATCGGCTTTAAAAACCCCTCCAGCGGCCTCGTAATACCCTGCGTTGGGTAATATTTTTGGGGCTACAGTACGTTTTACACGTTTATAAATTAACTCTGGTTTTGGGTTGCCAATAAAAGCTCCTTTTACAGGGCGACCTATCCAGGCTTGTGGTGTTTTTAGATTAAAGGCATAAGCAACATTAGCCGCATTATCATATTGATAAACCGTTTCTTCAATTTTGTAGCCTTTTTTTATTCCAGCACCGTACAAGATAAATGGCACTTCTACCTCAGCTAAACTTTCTCCTCCATGACCATAACCTAATCCGCCATGATCGGCAGCCACTATAAACATAGTTTTATTGAAAATGCCTTTGCGTTTTGTGGCTTCAATTATTTCAGTAATCAAAGAATCTGCTTTTTCAACAGAAGCGTAATATTCTTCGCTACCATGTCCCATACTATGGCCTGCATGGTCAACGTGATCTAAGTGGATAAAAGCAAACTTTGGCGCATAAGTTTCAATGTATTTTACAGCATCTTTAGTGGTGCCGTCTTCGTGGTCGCCATTTATGTCGAAGCTTACTTCACTTTTTTCGAATAATCTTCCAAAGTCGTCCCAATCGTAAATGGCTCCTACGTTGCTCTCTGGTTCTTGATTTTTAAAAAGGGTAAAAATAGTAGGAAAGGTACCGTTATTGGTTTCAACAACAGGAGGCAAAACATGGTCGTGTTTTTTCCACCCGTTTGAAGTTATACCGTGTTGTTCGGTATCTGCGCCCATGAGCATGCTGGCCCAGTTTGGGCTAGAACTTGATGGTAGCACACTTCTGGCGTGTAAGGTGGCAGCACCGTTTGCCATTATAGAATCTAGAGTAGGGGTTTTGGCTTTGACAATACCGTCTGGGCTCATGCCATCTACACCTATTACAATTACATGTTCTATGCCTTTCGGTGAAACTGATTCTTTTTCCGGATTGAAAGTACAAGAGCATAGGGACAGTGCTGCCCCTATGATTGTACCTGCTATTAATATTGTTTTATGTGTCATTTTAATTTTCCCACCAAACTTTAGTTGTTATTTCGTCTCCTCCAATTCTCGTTGCAGCTGCATTGTAGTTTTGTGCATTTAGAGCTTGCTCGTCACTTGGATATTCAAAACGGCTAGGGTATGTTGAATAAAAGGCATCTGGGCCAGGGGCAATTGTACTTGGAAAGCCCGTGCGCTTAAATTCAATAAATCCTTGGTAATCTGTGTAGAATAGCGAAATGTATTTTTGATTTAAAATAGTTTCTAAGCTGTTATTGTAAGCTACACCGGTTCGAGTTAAATAATCGGTAGGCATGGTAACGTCCCAATATTCAAAATTAGAAGTAACACCTTCGTTGTAAAGTGCTTCTGCGTTCGCATTAATCCAACCTCTTTGTGCAGCTTCAGATAGAATAAAATTAACTTCACCATGCAACATTAAACGTGCTTGATTGGCATTTGGCTGCAAATAAAAATATGAAATATTGAATTTTGATAAGAAAGCATCTCCGCCCTTGTATTCGTAAGCTGGGCCATCTACAATACCATTTTGCATACCTTCAATTTCTGGCGTGCCATTTTCAACCGAATTAGCCGTAGGGTCTGCAAAAAACTCTAATCTTGGATCATCAAAGTTTTTAAGAAGGCCTACAAAGTTTTCAGAAATGCGGTATTCATTATAAGACCCTACTCTATAAACCGATTCTTCGGTCACTGGGTGCGCATCAGGATTGGCCCCTAAAAAGGTTAATGTAGCATTGTCGTTGTTAGACTCCATTATAGGGTATAACGACATGTTGTTGAAAATTGTAGCAATCTCTGAAGCTGCTTTTGTTGCATTTACCTCACTTAATCGTAATGCTAACCTTAAACGTAATGAGTTTGCAAACTTTTGCCATTTACTTAAATCGCCATTAAAAACCAAATCTCCTTTTATGGCAAACTGGGCATTTCCTAAAATAGTGTTGGCCTCGTCTAAAAGCTGTAACAAGCCATTGTAGATATCTTCTTGTGTATCATAAACAGGAGTTACATTACCTTCGTTAGCCAAGTTAACTTCGCTAAAAGGCACATCTCCCCACATATCGGTTAATAAACTAAACAACCAAGCCTGCATAACTTTTGATACGCCTTCGTAACTTGAGTTACCTTCGGTAACGGCTATTTCTTCTAGTACTTTGGCATCTCGAATAGCTAGGTAATATGTGTCCCATTGGCCAGATTGTGCTCCCCAATCGAATAAATCGAATGATGTAAACACGATTCTAGCTCCATATTGCCCCATTAAGTTGCCTTCACTCCATGATGCGCTCACTGCAGTACGTATAGAGTTTCTTTGAAGATTGGTTAGTAATAATTCTGGATTTTTATTGATGCTTAAAGCAACATCAGGATTGTCGTTTGAAACATCGAACTTATCGCAACCAGTAAATAAAATACTTATTGCTAATACTGTTAAAAAAGCTGTTTTTTTCATGATTTATACTTTTTTATTTTAATTAAAATCTAGCATCAACTGAAAAACCAATGCTTCTTGTTGTAGGTACCGTTGCATTTTCTACCCCGGGTACATACCTGCCACCTCCAAAGGATAATAATTCGGGGTCTCCGTGGTTAAAATCTTTTGCCCACAACCACAAGTTATTACCGATAACCGATAGAGACATAGAGCTTAAACTTAAGTTTTTAATGATTTTTGGTGGCATATTATAGGTTAATCTTGCTTCCCTTAATTTTATAAAAGTAGCATCATACATACCTTCTGTGTCATTACTTCTTCGGTAGCGGTTATTATGATAGGCGTTAGCGGCAACAATAGTTGTGTTTGGTGTATAACTGCCATCTTCAAGCTGCATAACACCCGCTCCAATAACACCATCTGTTCTATTATTTCCATTGCTGTCAACATAACTTAAACCAGAATCGGCAATTCCAGGATGCGCGCCCCCAAACTCTGGAGCTCTACCCCAAAGTGTTTCTATAGTGTTGCCCGATGTAGCTGCGATTAAACGTGTTCTTGATAACAAATCGCCGCCTTGTCTCCAATCAAATAAAAAGCTTAAGTTGAAGTTTTTATACTTAATAGAGTTGTTCCAACCTAAAGTAAAATCTGGATTGAAATTCCCAACTTTTCTAAGTGTGTTATCCTGTTGTACTAAACCTTCATTGAAGATAACTTGACCATGATAAGGGCTGTTTTCATCTTCAACAGTTCTCAAGCCTGTGCCCCACATATCTCCTAATGAGCCTCCCTTTTCTGCAACTAAAGAAATCCCGTTGCCGCCATAAACATAGCGATCTACACCGTCTTGAAGCTCTAAAATTTCATTACGGTTTAATCCGAAATTAAACGTAGTGTCCCATCTTAAATCTTCATTTTTTATAGGTGTTACGTCCAGTAATATCTCGACACCATGATTTAAGATTTTACCCGCATTGATGATTCTAGATGTTTTACCTGAAGTTGTAGGTAATTCTATTCC from Tamlana crocina includes:
- a CDS encoding aspartate aminotransferase family protein codes for the protein MSVNQGENIKHLGNSISKSDWANQVIQRDSEVFYHQSLSSPVFNMVSKAEGAYLFDEKGKKYLDFHGNGVHTVGYNNPKIFEAVVNQFENKLSFSPRRFTNEPAVLLAEKLVQVTPKGLNKVLFCPGGSEAIEMAVMLAKHYTGKWKTLSYYGTFHGAGFQAVSIGADKHFKDGLGPMMPGAIHLELPDYYRNPWNWSNQQQIDDEYLRQLKIQIENNSDIAALITEPIFYNSTVPTKYYWEQVKAICEQNNILLIFDEIYTAFGRTGKMFASEHFVTPDILVIGKGFGGGVVPFAGIVGKQELDVISHKSIGHYTHEKNPLCASVSKAVINFVEEEQLVEKTKTLGLYFKTQLEHFKDEFECIGNITGLGLNLGVDIVKSKATKARDVEKAHLIMNFCLERGISFKLIQGNILNLKPSLIITKSEIDYTLKILKEALKSF
- a CDS encoding phosphonatase-like hydrolase — translated: MTAIKMVVFDMAGTTINEKNVVYKTLFKAIGNYTSAVSLNLVLKLGAGKEKHQAIKDILKFLELDQEINSETIFNEFKIMLDKAYRELDVAPIKGVEEVLLKLRKNNIKVVLNTGYNKLVANKLLTKINWKLDMHYDALVTADDVIDGRPNPDMIFKAMEIFNINDAKQVLKAGDSAVDIQEGKNANCGITVGVLSGAQTKDQLESAHCDFILESLADLNQVLKNI
- a CDS encoding TIGR03364 family FAD-dependent oxidoreductase, which codes for MNNKTYDLVIIGAGILGTFHAYHALKKGLTVALIEKNVRPQGATVRNFGQVVPSGMNLKWQNIGRKSLEIYKEISSQVDVTVKQTGSIYLASNQEEIQLIEELAQINKTNNYESHLLTAAQCIEKCTGLNKNYVKGGLFFPQEMNVDPSLMIHRVRNFLINRHQLEFFPNTTIINIEEANGKTVAHASNGDIFSASKIIVCNGSDFKALFPEVFNKSDLEVSKLQMLRTKPQKNYTLAPSVLTGWTIRRYESFTECPSFKTIKAKENKADFHNEYGIHILFKQVNDGSVVLGDSHEYQDAINADLVGFNRNEDIDDFMIAESKKIMDLPTYKIDSRWVGVYSQCKNSDIFEYQINKNTHIVTGIGGKGMTGSPAFSEISLNKILNQ
- a CDS encoding DUF5690 family protein, with the protein product MKSNNLKFILQASVAAFGAYFCMYAFRKPFTVATFSELSFLGIDYKIWLVVGQVLGYTLSKFVGIKLIAEMPKSKRFIYLVSFILFAELALLGFAMVSAPYNIIFLFLNGLPLGMIWGIVFSYLEGRKSTEILGVILCSSFIVSSGAVKSIGKLVMDSWHFSEFWMPFITGLLFIIPLVLFAFLLNRLPEPSSQDEQTKCKRATLNKAERTKLYKEFALPLTLIVVFYVFLTGVRDFRDNFAREIWDSLGFSNSAAIYSFSEIPIAVSVLIIMIAIGSITKNFRAFACYHLVLCAGGLLIGISTVLFQFGVITPVLWMIISGFGMYICYIPFQGLFFDRMIATFKIKGNVGFLIYLADAFGYLGSVIILFYKNFVKANISYLNFFTSLILIVAVLAVSISIISYVFFNNKKQKTIVQPNILIHE
- a CDS encoding fibronectin type III domain-containing protein yields the protein MKKLHIALLVVVFFQVKLFAQNHTEILVQPYLQDAEPSSIKVLWETNTNEKSTVEWGLTPKLGQKTSGFSTKVNYDDSFLHQVELTGLKRFTIYYYRVKTGKLKSDIYQFKTPPFANQKESFNLVAMSDMQYDHRQPEKFQEVVNDGVIKYLENEFEGNVPENLALVMIPGDLVENGAKYHQWKDHFFKQSANLFSQVPVYPVLGNHERNSNFYFKYFTLPENGSPAYHEHWWYKDYGNTRIIGLNSNSGYRDLKEQFEWLKTTLEETAKNDNIDFVFAQLHHPHKSELWIPGEEEPSGKIVKMLEAFTETSGKPSLHFFGHTHGYSRGQSRDHKHLWVNVASAGGAIDNWGEFEGRDYDEFTVTQDEYGFVMVSIDPNPTDPKLTLKRISRGNIEDGIKNNEVSDSITVWKLTKKPNAPKALSPINETVNYVGTSLKASAFIGNRAGAFHAASHWQISTSENFEKNEETGEDVKIIESWKQFENWYYDENRQKNDNLSDEWFERLEPNTTYYWRVRYRDQYLNWSDWSITKSFKTKQN
- a CDS encoding alkaline phosphatase family protein, with the protein product MTHKTILIAGTIIGAALSLCSCTFNPEKESVSPKGIEHVIVIGVDGMSPDGIVKAKTPTLDSIMANGAATLHARSVLPSSSSPNWASMLMGADTEQHGITSNGWKKHDHVLPPVVETNNGTFPTIFTLFKNQEPESNVGAIYDWDDFGRLFEKSEVSFDINGDHEDGTTKDAVKYIETYAPKFAFIHLDHVDHAGHSMGHGSEEYYASVEKADSLITEIIEATKRKGIFNKTMFIVAADHGGLGYGHGGESLAEVEVPFILYGAGIKKGYKIEETVYQYDNAANVAYAFNLKTPQAWIGRPVKGAFIGNPKPELIYKRVKRTVAPKILPNAGYYEAAGGVFKADSVAVVIQNPNSKGTIRYTIDNELPTLENSKIYKDTFYLKQTRILKAAVFENNKIESTVALGNFRIAPKTKENPVKYQIFYGEKLEKLPNFSKLQPVVTGYTTEFSHKEVIVDDIQTDQVAVVYESYLEIDKKGKYTFFVNSDDGSKLYVNNQLIADNDGDHGVLEKSGSINLEKGRHLIRVEFFNGGGGFHLDAKYEGEHTLKQIIPINRLFRTKS
- a CDS encoding SusD/RagB family nutrient-binding outer membrane lipoprotein; its protein translation is MKKTAFLTVLAISILFTGCDKFDVSNDNPDVALSINKNPELLLTNLQRNSIRTAVSASWSEGNLMGQYGARIVFTSFDLFDWGAQSGQWDTYYLAIRDAKVLEEIAVTEGNSSYEGVSKVMQAWLFSLLTDMWGDVPFSEVNLANEGNVTPVYDTQEDIYNGLLQLLDEANTILGNAQFAIKGDLVFNGDLSKWQKFANSLRLRLALRLSEVNATKAASEIATIFNNMSLYPIMESNNDNATLTFLGANPDAHPVTEESVYRVGSYNEYRISENFVGLLKNFDDPRLEFFADPTANSVENGTPEIEGMQNGIVDGPAYEYKGGDAFLSKFNISYFYLQPNANQARLMLHGEVNFILSEAAQRGWINANAEALYNEGVTSNFEYWDVTMPTDYLTRTGVAYNNSLETILNQKYISLFYTDYQGFIEFKRTGFPSTIAPGPDAFYSTYPSRFEYPSDEQALNAQNYNAAATRIGGDEITTKVWWEN